Within Candidatus Thermoplasmatota archaeon, the genomic segment GATGATGCTGGAACGAGCAAAAGAACATGCACAGTTCCTAGGAGCAGAGATAACACATATAGTGAAAGTACCAGGGGTCTATGACATGGGACTTCCAATAAAAATGATGCTAAAGAGGAAAGATGTGGATGGCGTAGTCGCACTAGGCGCAGTGATAGAAGGAGAAACTGAGCATGATGATATAGTGATACAACATGCGACAAGAAAAATAGCTGACCTAGCAGTTGAGTACGAGAAACCAGTTGGACTCGGGATCAGTGGACCTGGTATGACAAGGTTACAAGCACAGGACCGTATCGATAAAGCTAAAGATGCAGTAGAAGCAGTAGTAAAACTACATAGAAGACTAAACCTATAAAAACAGGGTTTTTACTCCCCCCATCTACTTCTTGTTTTTATCTAACATTTTAAAAACAGATGGTAGATGAATTGTGTAAGAACCATCTTTCTGTATTATGATGGGTTCTTCCTCGAGTAAACCTTTGAGGTCTATGTTGTAACTACCAGATTGTTCGATGTCAATTGTTTCAGGTTTATTATGTATTTCATCTACTTCTGATTCGATTTTCTCTAGTAACTTTCTTCTGAGATTATCATCAATAAAAACTGTTTTTTCTTTTATCTTTGGTTCATCTTTTTCTGAGGTTTTATGCTGTAATGCTTGGATGTCTTTTTGTTTTATAACAACCCATCTACTTTCTTTGTCGATAAAACGACCTTTTTCATCACACAGTATCTTAGCTAGAGCGGAATCAAGTTCTCCATCCATCTTCTGAAGTATATTATTTCTTTCTTCTTCATTTAAAGGCTCTTTTGTGAAAAAAAACCTGTTACCACCGCAACTGGAGCATCCTTTCAAAAGCTGGGAGGAACCTTCTTCGAAAACAAGCCCGCATTTAAGACATTGATGAGGCATCCTCTATTATACACCTCTACCAGGTATAATCATGGTCTCAATCATATCACTATCCTTGTGAACGGTTTTTAGAAGATTAGCAGGACCGATAACAGTCATACGCTGTTTTTTAACAATTCCAAAAACCCTCTGAATAAAAGATGGTTTTTCTTCACCATAACCATCCATCTCAATACCAATAAATGTATCCTCCTTGATTTCTTTCATAGTATGTTCTATCAGTTTAGCCTGTTCAATTGGTGTGAGACCTTGTTCAAGAACCAGTATTTTCCCACTTCTAACCTCGTTAATTATAAACTTAAGTTTTTCTGAGGGGGATAAACCATCAAGTTTTTGGCGTGATACAAGGGTGACAGATATTCCTTTGTCCTTTTTCGTCATAGACCTACCTCCTCCTTTTCCTTCTTTTACTAAAATGGGTTATCATAGTACTATACAGAGCCTCTGCATTATAACCTGTTAGAGCACTAATTGGTACAACAGGGTGTTGCGGGAAAGCGGATTTTAGTGTCGCGGGGCTTGCATCCTCAGCATCTATCTTGTTAGCAGCTATAAGAACAGGTAGATTACGGGCTTCTAGGTTACCGAGAACGGTAACGTTTACTTGGGTGAAAGGATCCTGGGTGGAATCCATAACAAGTATGACACCATCTATGTCCTCAAGCCATTTTATAGATTCAATAACTCCCTCAGTTGCTTCTTTAGCCCTCTGTTTTGCTTCTTCCTTAGTTAAACCATATACGTTCATGAATTCTTTATAATCTACTTTAGTGGCTATACCAGGTGTATCAACAATGTCCATCATCAGAGAAGAGTTTCCATTCTCTATTTTCACATTCTTTTTCCATTTAGCTCTACGGGTCTCATGAGGTATCTCAGAGACAGCACCCATGATATCACCGGTCCAATCACGGAGGATACGGTTAGCAAGGGTTGTTTTTCCAACATTTGGTGGACCATAAATGCCGATTCTTGCATGTTTTTTACCAAAAATTCTTTGAAGAATCGAGGCTAAACTAATTTTTTCGAGCAATCCCATCCCATTCTTCCTCCTAGTAATTGATCAAATGTTAAATAAAGATATGTATAAGAGGTTTATTAGTTTAATGGTAGTATATTTTTAAAAAGAAGAAGAAAACAATCTGATGGTTCTACTTATAAAAAATTAAAAAAATCTGTTAATCTGTGAAATATCTGCCCGTCGTTCAATTAATTAAATGACAATACTTATATATCAACAAGTTTATTCCTTTTTACCCTGAAAATTAATTTAATTTGGGAGGTTGTGATGATTGTGGTTAGAGAGAGTAAGAGGATGGATGAAATGGAGAATATAGATTCCTTAAAGGATAGATTACGTCAGGTTGCTGAGGAGATAGATGTTATAAAAAATTCGTTTTCTAAATATACTGAAAATTTATCAAAAATTCAAAGCATGCTAGATGTGGAAAAACTAGATGGTATCACAAGCGTACTCCAAAGTTTTGAGGACAGAATTTCAGAAATGGAGAGAAAAAAAGAAGAAGCGGTCGAAGGGGCGAGAAGATACAGCGAAGAACTTGAAAAAGAGAAAGAACGTTTAATCAAACTGTGGGATGCATACAAAAACCAGGAAGAAGAGTTATCAAGTACAGAGAAGAAACTAGCTGATTATGAAGAGAAAATAAAAAACATTGAGCTCTCTAAAAAACAATTAGAACAGGATCTAAATGCTAGGATAAACACATTAACAGAGAAGTTACATGAGAATGAAAATAAGATAAAGAAATTTGATGAGTACAAGTTAAAATGCGATGAATACAGTGAAAAACTTAGTTCAGCAGAAAAAGAGATGCGTATTCTAAAAGAGGATGTAACTAACAAAGACAAAACAATAGATAACCTGCAAAAACAGTTAGAAAAACTTAAAGAATATGAGGGTTACGCGAACTATAAGACTAAATTTGAGGACATATCAAACCAGTATGAGAAAGAAAAAGAAAGGTTAACAAAACTATACCATCTTTATGAGGAAACTGAGAAAGAGTGTAAAAACCTTAAAAACGAGGTTAAAAGCTGGCAGGACTGGTATAACAGTAATAAAGATATATTTGATCGATTGTTTTCTATGTCACCACCATGTTTTGTAGATAGTGAGAAAAAAACAGAGAAAACAAATACTCCGATGACAACACCTGTTAAAGAAGAAGAGAAACCAAAAAGAAGATTGTTTAGAAAATAAAACGTATCTTATTTTTTTATTTTTCATTTTTTATATGAATTATATTGTAGGGTAGCATAGTTGATGTAACACTTGATAAGCCTTTAGTATGTTTTTTTCTTCGACGAATATTAGCATTTCTGGGAAACAGCTCATTATTTCCATAATACTGATACCGTTTAGTGCGAGTTCGTTTGCTATTACTGCTAGAATACCGTATGTTGTTCTCATGTCTGGGTGCATACGTATGTTTATCTCTGCTATGTCTCTATCAATTTTGATTATTTTGTTTCTTGGGAATATTTCTTTTATTTTATCTAGGTTTTTTTCGTCAATTAATAGTCTTATTGATTCTGTTGCTTGTATTATTCTTAGGGTTTCTCCTCTTACAAACTGTATGATTTCGAATATTTCTGGTAGTAGTTGTTGAACTTCGTTATCTTTGATTAGAGATACCTCGGCTAATCCATTTCTTGTTGATAGGCTGACGGTTTGGCATAGTAGTTTTTGTGCAATTACGAATACATCATCATGTCTGCCTATTTCGTAGCGCCGTATTGCGCTTATTACTGCGTCTAGTGTTGCATTTAGTTTGTGTTCTTTTATTATGTATTTGGCTAGTGCTCTGTTGTTTATTATTCCTAATGCTAGGTCTCTTCTTATAGATGGGTTTTTGTCTAGTATTTTCCAGACTTCTCCTACTATGTTTTTCATGGTTAGTATATTGATTTTTATATATTTAAAATTCGTCATTTATGTTACAAATTTTATATTTTTAATGAAAAATTCTAATTTTTGTTAATATTTATAATATTGTGTTAAAATTTATAATTTTAGGTTAAATATGTCATATTTTTTATATACTTACAGTAACAGAATAATATAGTATACGAAGGGGTGAATTTAACGAATAACACAGAATGGGTAGAAGAATTAGAACTTAAAAAAAGAAAGGACATCTATAATTATATCCTTAAATACCCTGGTCTACACCTTAACGAACTTTGTAGAAAAATGAAAATACCTAAAAGTACAATGAATTATCACTTAAACCATCTAATTAAAAAAGGTTTTTTAGTAGCAGCACCAAATGGAAGATACGTAAGATATTATATTGCAAATAACCTCAATGACATAGACAAAAAAATAGTTCATTTCCTTAGACAGGATGTTCCATATAAGATTCTTGTATACCTGTTTCTACACCCTAACTCGTCTCAAATAAAAATTAGTAAGAATTTGAAAAAACATCCGACCACGATATCTTTTCATTTAAAGAAACTACTTTCTACAGATATTATCGAAGGTATTCCAAATGGTAATGAAATAAAATATAAACTAAAAAACCAAGAGGAAGTATCTAACCTGTTTGTTAGATACAGCGAATGTTTTTTTTGATAATATGATCGAAAATGTAGTAAATCATTCACCTGAATTAAATATAAAAGAAATCGAAAAAGTTAGGAAATTTGTTCTATAAAGTTTATATATGAGCTTTTTGTCATAGGATGTTTGTTCTATAAAATTTATATATTATATTTTACATATAATTATAATTATCAAAGACCCCGTCAAACATCAGCTAA encodes:
- the ribH gene encoding 6,7-dimethyl-8-ribityllumazine synthase — protein: MDKERKIRLGAVVSEFNYDITMMMLERAKEHAQFLGAEITHIVKVPGVYDMGLPIKMMLKRKDVDGVVALGAVIEGETEHDDIVIQHATRKIADLAVEYEKPVGLGISGPGMTRLQAQDRIDKAKDAVEAVVKLHRRLNL
- a CDS encoding Zn-ribbon containing protein is translated as MPHQCLKCGLVFEEGSSQLLKGCSSCGGNRFFFTKEPLNEEERNNILQKMDGELDSALAKILCDEKGRFIDKESRWVVIKQKDIQALQHKTSEKDEPKIKEKTVFIDDNLRRKLLEKIESEVDEIHNKPETIDIEQSGSYNIDLKGLLEEEPIIIQKDGSYTIHLPSVFKMLDKNKK
- a CDS encoding DUF2073 domain-containing protein, whose protein sequence is MTKKDKGISVTLVSRQKLDGLSPSEKLKFIINEVRSGKILVLEQGLTPIEQAKLIEHTMKEIKEDTFIGIEMDGYGEEKPSFIQRVFGIVKKQRMTVIGPANLLKTVHKDSDMIETMIIPGRGV
- a CDS encoding Era-like GTP-binding protein, yielding MGLLEKISLASILQRIFGKKHARIGIYGPPNVGKTTLANRILRDWTGDIMGAVSEIPHETRRAKWKKNVKIENGNSSLMMDIVDTPGIATKVDYKEFMNVYGLTKEEAKQRAKEATEGVIESIKWLEDIDGVILVMDSTQDPFTQVNVTVLGNLEARNLPVLIAANKIDAEDASPATLKSAFPQHPVVPISALTGYNAEALYSTMITHFSKRRKRRR
- a CDS encoding ACT domain-containing protein, which encodes MKNIVGEVWKILDKNPSIRRDLALGIINNRALAKYIIKEHKLNATLDAVISAIRRYEIGRHDDVFVIAQKLLCQTVSLSTRNGLAEVSLIKDNEVQQLLPEIFEIIQFVRGETLRIIQATESIRLLIDEKNLDKIKEIFPRNKIIKIDRDIAEINIRMHPDMRTTYGILAVIANELALNGISIMEIMSCFPEMLIFVEEKNILKAYQVLHQLCYPTI
- a CDS encoding winged helix-turn-helix transcriptional regulator, whose translation is MNLTNNTEWVEELELKKRKDIYNYILKYPGLHLNELCRKMKIPKSTMNYHLNHLIKKGFLVAAPNGRYVRYYIANNLNDIDKKIVHFLRQDVPYKILVYLFLHPNSSQIKISKNLKKHPTTISFHLKKLLSTDIIEGIPNGNEIKYKLKNQEEVSNLFVRYSECFF